In a genomic window of Aggregatimonas sangjinii:
- a CDS encoding GH3 auxin-responsive promoter family protein produces the protein MSLKSFAAKLFAKHVARKTATWVNDPIATQERVFKELIRDSKDTLFGRAHNFAGIQSHSDFVANVPVRDYEELKSYVDRMVAGEKDVLWPGKPIYFAKTSGTTSGAKYIPITEQSIKHQVEASRNAMLNYIRETGNANFVDGKMIFLQGSPELIKKNGVKLGRLSGIAAHYVPNYLQKNRLPSWETNCIEDWETKVDAIVKETVSEDMTVIAGIPSWVQMYFEKLNERTDRKVGELFENFQLFIYGGVNFEPYRNKFETLIGRKVDSIELFPASEGFFAYQNSQTEKGMLLLLDSGIFYEFVKADEFFEANAKRITIKDVVCHVNYVMIISTNAGLWAYNLGDTIQFISLKPYKIIVSGRIKHFISAFGEHVIAKEVEEAMQSAIAQTDAKVNEFTVAPQIVPPGDELPYHEWLVEFERLPSEMDKFIEVLDTSLQEQNSYYFDLISGNILQTLKVTPIVPGGFRAYMKSIGKLGGQNKVQRLSNDRKVADELSTHRVTGL, from the coding sequence ATGTCCTTAAAATCGTTTGCCGCCAAACTTTTTGCGAAGCACGTTGCCAGAAAAACGGCAACATGGGTAAACGACCCCATTGCTACCCAGGAAAGGGTATTCAAAGAACTGATTCGTGATTCAAAAGACACGCTGTTCGGCAGGGCCCATAACTTTGCCGGCATACAATCCCATTCTGATTTTGTCGCCAACGTCCCTGTACGCGATTATGAGGAGTTAAAATCTTATGTAGATCGGATGGTCGCTGGGGAGAAAGACGTTTTATGGCCGGGAAAACCGATATATTTTGCAAAAACCTCGGGAACGACCTCCGGAGCAAAGTATATTCCGATTACGGAGCAATCGATAAAGCACCAAGTAGAAGCTTCTAGAAATGCAATGCTTAACTACATACGTGAAACGGGTAACGCGAATTTTGTTGACGGAAAGATGATTTTTCTGCAGGGAAGCCCTGAACTTATCAAAAAGAACGGAGTTAAACTTGGTCGTCTCTCAGGTATAGCCGCGCATTATGTACCCAATTACCTTCAAAAAAATCGCCTGCCGAGCTGGGAAACCAATTGCATCGAGGATTGGGAGACCAAAGTCGATGCCATCGTCAAAGAGACCGTTTCCGAAGATATGACCGTAATTGCCGGGATACCGTCTTGGGTGCAGATGTACTTTGAGAAGTTGAACGAGAGAACGGACAGGAAAGTGGGCGAACTATTTGAAAATTTTCAGCTTTTTATCTATGGCGGTGTAAACTTTGAGCCCTACAGGAACAAGTTCGAAACGCTGATAGGTCGCAAGGTAGATAGCATTGAATTATTTCCGGCGAGCGAAGGCTTTTTCGCCTATCAAAATTCACAAACTGAAAAAGGGATGCTTTTGCTGCTCGATTCCGGTATATTTTATGAATTTGTAAAAGCGGATGAGTTTTTCGAGGCGAATGCAAAACGCATCACGATTAAGGATGTGGTATGCCATGTGAACTATGTGATGATCATATCGACCAATGCTGGTTTGTGGGCCTATAATCTTGGAGATACCATTCAGTTTATTTCTTTAAAGCCCTATAAAATCATCGTTTCCGGGAGAATCAAACATTTTATTTCTGCCTTTGGGGAGCATGTTATCGCAAAGGAAGTCGAAGAAGCTATGCAATCTGCGATAGCCCAGACCGATGCCAAGGTAAATGAGTTTACCGTGGCACCACAGATAGTTCCCCCGGGTGACGAATTGCCCTATCACGAATGGTTGGTCGAATTCGAAAGACTTCCCTCTGAGATGGATAAATTCATTGAAGTATTGGATACCTCACTCCAAGAACAGAACAGTTATTATTTTGATTTGATTTCCGGGAACATCCTACAAACCCTAAAAGTAACCCCAATAGTTCCTGGGGGGTTCCGCGCCTATATGAAATCCATTGGGAAACTTGGAGGACAGAACAAGGTACAACGACTCTCCAACGACCGCAAGGTTGCCGACGAACTTTCAACGCATCGTGTTACGGGTCTTTAG
- the tatA gene encoding twin-arginine translocase TatA/TatE family subunit — protein sequence MTALHIFLAIGPWQIGIVVLVVLLLFGGKKIPELMRGLGSGIKEFKDASKEDEKLEEKKE from the coding sequence ATGACAGCTTTACATATATTCTTGGCAATAGGACCGTGGCAAATCGGTATTGTGGTACTTGTTGTACTTCTTTTGTTCGGTGGAAAGAAAATTCCGGAATTGATGCGTGGCCTTGGAAGCGGCATAAAGGAATTCAAGGATGCCTCCAAGGAAGACGAGAAATTGGAAGAAAAGAAAGAGTGA
- a CDS encoding M23 family metallopeptidase — MAKKVRKRREIKRKLLHKYRLVILNESTFEEKISFKLSRLNVFVTGTLCIIGLIGLTTLLIAFTPLREYIPGYSSTKLKMQATNLTYKTDSLVRVLNNSNRYLENVRMVLTGDIENSEVNRDSLFEKFKLDPSSIDLTPSREDSMLRAEVALEDKYNLFERAAPSKTMIFFPPLSGTISQRYDAEKKHFAVDVVAPRETPIKTVADGTVIFAEWTADTGHVIIIEHRDGILSVYKHNGSLNKSQGDRVNSGEVIASVGNTGEFTTGPHLHFELWNNGAPVNPTDYIDFR, encoded by the coding sequence ATGGCGAAAAAGGTTCGAAAAAGAAGGGAAATCAAGCGAAAGTTACTGCATAAGTACCGTTTGGTCATTTTGAACGAAAGCACTTTTGAAGAGAAGATATCCTTCAAGTTGAGTAGGCTGAACGTTTTCGTTACGGGTACCTTATGTATTATAGGGCTTATCGGTCTTACGACACTGCTCATCGCCTTTACCCCTTTGAGGGAGTATATTCCCGGGTACTCTTCCACAAAGCTGAAAATGCAAGCGACCAACCTTACTTATAAAACGGATTCGCTGGTACGGGTACTAAATAATTCCAATCGGTATTTAGAAAATGTACGCATGGTACTTACAGGTGATATCGAGAATAGTGAGGTAAATAGGGACTCTCTTTTTGAAAAGTTTAAATTAGATCCGTCTTCAATTGATTTGACACCGAGCCGAGAGGATTCGATGTTGCGTGCAGAGGTTGCCCTAGAGGATAAATACAATCTTTTCGAACGTGCCGCTCCCAGCAAGACCATGATTTTCTTTCCTCCGCTAAGCGGTACCATTTCGCAACGCTACGATGCAGAGAAAAAGCATTTTGCAGTGGACGTAGTCGCGCCTCGCGAAACACCGATTAAAACGGTCGCCGATGGCACTGTGATTTTCGCGGAGTGGACGGCGGATACCGGTCACGTCATCATTATCGAACATAGAGACGGCATCCTCAGCGTCTATAAACACAACGGTTCCTTGAACAAAAGCCAAGGAGACCGGGTTAATTCGGGAGAAGTCATTGCCTCTGTGGGCAACACCGGTGAATTTACTACCGGTCCCCACCTACATTTTGAACTTTGGAACAATGGAGCCCCCGTAAACCCGACGGATTATATTGATTTCAGGTAA